In the Drosophila takahashii strain IR98-3 E-12201 chromosome 3R, DtakHiC1v2, whole genome shotgun sequence genome, one interval contains:
- the LOC108056840 gene encoding axoneme-associated protein mst101(2) isoform X3 — protein sequence MPVIFGKFPSNRFGPHLLQISRCLSYHAPLFRPRSLLSSNRLRQLCISATSGSNSTTQTQRTSQSGRNTRVQKYSQKGNNVFSISDNVDMLRKRISFSGSSGNSPKILPIGLITPETKDGKELKIVIVPLDLAGMDANALKDTLDTINQLRLYANYIETFSSSMVEEYGALNEAIQEVESEDQSQDRKIWESYSSDVDAVGTAVDAGLGANLPLHRQVAVSSCLQNALGNPGSSLKTTKSMSAMALPSETIQNSKLDANLKELANQQGDFVEEVRVDVPQDLSNRLNEMAVASMEMSFEMDMTSLQGALESKDSKAVAPQDPMICMHTKVELDAAATAGQTLPLRFNALISGVVEIDTQKLNPAQLTEDKMPGFNDDLTSLAANLCSTALEKGFAGNSKSSETFIADLELTKDEEASKTRIIDASHMSAATQIGHQREAQQKMAEEASALPGLQEVEVPVPVDKDGCKHPPVKPKRKCPGKCPLITDPCKDDPCERPEKKKAPKKKAVQTTEITSQAAKGGGKSSCGKKDGKGKDKKDPCAKFKKGGKDGGKKDGGCDKDKKKDPCAKKDDKKKKDPCAKFKSGEKKDPCAKKDDKKKDPCAKKKDPCAKKDDKKKDPCAKKKDPCAKKDDKKKDPCAKKDPCAKKKDPCAKKDPCAKKDDKKKKDPCAKKKDPCAKKDDKKKKDPCAKKKDPCAKKDDKKKKDPCAKGGKGDKKKKDPCAKFKKGGKDGKDKCKFSTFSRRPDPSKRYLSTALSQVFRESDSLPKAPRFQVYSTLVRRHYRVPVPRTSNSCQCSLCKGRLSVEAAAPARFTINSTLLRRRFGGLGGRISYRGYAKKKGKSGGKCGQMAPKYPKSRGKDIKERTGLREDCFSDDDGGCGVKSCTGKCAKVKFPKKKCERKDKKKDE from the exons atgcctGTAATATTCGGGAAGTTCCCGTCTAATCGCTTTGGGCCGCATCTCCTGCAGATATCCCGATGCCTTAGCTACCACGCTCCGCTCTTCCGACCGCGCAGCCTGCTCTCCTCCAACCGTTTGAGGCAGTTGTGCATTAGTGCCACCTCGGGATCGAACTCTacaacccaaacccaaaggACCTCTCAATCGGGACGAAATACTCGTGTGCAGAAATACTCGCAGAAGGGCAACAATGTCTTCTCGATCAGCGATAATGTGGATATGTTGCGCAAACGGATCAGCTTCTCGGGTTCATCCGGTAATTCACCCAAAATCCTGCCCATCGGGCTGATTACTCCCGAAACGAAAGATGGCAAGGAACTGAAGATAGTCATCGTGCCCTTGGATCTTGCCGGCATGGATGCCAATGCGCTGAAGGACACACTGGATACCATCAACCAGTTGCGTTTGTATGCCAATTACATCGAGACCTTCTCGAGCAGCATGGTCGAGGAATATGGCGCGTTGAATGAAGCCATCCAGGAGGTGGAATCGGAGGATCAGTCGCAGGATCGGAAGATCTGGGAGAGCTACTCCTCCGACGTCGATGCCGTGGGAACCGCTGTGGATGCGGGTCTGGGTGCCAATCTTCCCTTGCATCGCCAGGTGGCGGTCAGTAGTTGCCTTCAGAATGCTCTGGGAAATCCAGGCTCCTCCCTGAAAACCACCAAGTCCATGTCGGCGATGGCTTTACCCTCTGAAACCATTCAGAACTCCAAACTGGATGCCAATCTCAAAGAGCTCGCCAACCAACAGGGTGACTTTGTGGAGGAGGTGCGAGTGGATGTCCCACAGGATCTGAGCAATCGCCTAAACGAGATGGCCGTTGCCTCCATGGAGATGTCCTTCGAAATGGACATGACCAGCCTGCAAGGTGCGCTCGAAAGTAAGGATTCCAAGGCTGTGGCTCCGCAGGATCCCATGATCTGTATGCACACCAAGGTGGAACTGGATGCGGCAGCAACTGCGGGACAAACTCTCCCACTCCGGTTCAACGCCTTAATCTCGGGTGTGGTGGAAATCGACACCCAGAAGCTTAATCCCGCCCAGCTGACCGAGGATAAGATGCCGGGCTTCAACGATGATCTCACTTCGCTGGCTGCCAATCTCTGCAGCACCGCCTTGGAAAAGGGCTTCGCCGGCAATTCGAAATCTTCGGAAACCTTCATAGCCGATCTGGAACTGACCAAGGATGAGGAGGCCTCCAAGACCAGGATCATCGATGCGTCCCATATGTCGGCGGCTACACAAATAGGACATCAGCGGGAGGCCCAGCAGAAGATGGCGGAGGAGGCATCCGCCTTGCCAGGCCTCCAGGAGGTGGAGGTACCAGTTCCCGTGGACAAGGACGGCTGCAAGCATCCGCCCGTGAAGCCCAAGCGCAAGTGTCCTGGCAAGTGTCCATTGATTACAGATCCCTGCAAGGACGATCCCTGCGAGCGTCCGGAAAAGAAAAAGGCGCCCAAAAAGAAAGCCGTTCAGACCACGGAGATAACATCCCAGGCCGCCAAGGGAGGCGGAAAGAGTTCTTGTGGAAAAAAGGACGGCAAGGGCAAGGACAAGAAGGACCCATGTGCCAAGTTCAAGAAGGGTGGCAAAGATGGTGGCAAGAAGGATGGCGGCTGTGATAAGGACAAGAAGAAGGACCCTTGCGCCAAGAAGGATGACAAGAAAAAGAAGGATCCTTGTGCTAAGTTCAAGTCGGGCGAGAAGAAAGATCCTTGTGCCAAGAAGGACGATAAGAAAAAGGACCCATGTGCCAAGAAGAAGGATCCCTGTGCCAAGAAAGATGATAAGAAGAAAGATCCCTGTGCCAAGAAGAAGGATCCCTGTGCTAAGAAGGACGATAAGAAAAAAGATCCTTGTGCCAAGAAGGATCCTTGTGCCAAGAAGAAGGATCCTTGTGCCAAGAAGGATCCTTGTGCCAAGAAAGATGACAAGAAAAAGAAGGATCCCTGTGCCAAGAAGAAGGACCCTTGCGCCAAGAAAGATGACAAGAAAAAGAAGGATCCCTGTGCCAAGAAAAAGGATCCCTGTGCCAAGAAGGATGACAAGAAAAAGAAGGATCCCTGTGCCAAGGGCGGAAAGGGCGATAAGAAAAAGAAGGATCCCTGCGCCAAGTTCAAGAAGGGCGGCAAGGATGGCAAGGATAAGTGCAAGTTCTCCACCTTTTCTAGGCGTCCGGATCCAAGCAAACGCTACCTGTCCACCGCCTTAAGTCAAGTCTTCCGGGAATCCGATTCCCTTCCAAAAGCTCCCCGCTTCCAAGTCTACTCCACTCTGGTGCGCCGTCACTATCGTGTCCCCGTTCCGAGGACCTCCAACTCTTGCCAGTGCTCCCTGTGCAAGGGTCGTCTGTCGGTCGAGGCAGCTGCTCCTGCCCGCTTTACAATCAACTCGACCCTCCTGCGACGACGCTTCGGTGGCCTTGGGGGCAGGATCAGCTATCGAGGATACGCCAAGAAGAAGGGCAAGAGCGGCGGCAAGTGCGGCCAGATGGCGCCCAAGTACCCGAAAAGCCGTGGCAAGGACATCAAGGAGCGGACGGGTCTGCGAGAGGATTGCTTCAGCGACGACGACGGTGGTTGTGGGGTGAAGAGCTGCACCGGCAAGTGCGCCAAGGTCAAGTTCCCCAAGAAGAAGTGCGAACGCAAGGACAAAAAGAAGGATG AATAG
- the LOC108056840 gene encoding uncharacterized protein isoform X2, with product MRLFGRVNNFFKISRCLSYHAPLFRPRSLLSSNRLRQLCISATSGSNSTTQTQRTSQSGRNTRVQKYSQKGNNVFSISDNVDMLRKRISFSGSSGNSPKILPIGLITPETKDGKELKIVIVPLDLAGMDANALKDTLDTINQLRLYANYIETFSSSMVEEYGALNEAIQEVESEDQSQDRKIWESYSSDVDAVGTAVDAGLGANLPLHRQVAVSSCLQNALGNPGSSLKTTKSMSAMALPSETIQNSKLDANLKELANQQGDFVEEVRVDVPQDLSNRLNEMAVASMEMSFEMDMTSLQGALESKDSKAVAPQDPMICMHTKVELDAAATAGQTLPLRFNALISGVVEIDTQKLNPAQLTEDKMPGFNDDLTSLAANLCSTALEKGFAGNSKSSETFIADLELTKDEEASKTRIIDASHMSAATQIGHQREAQQKMAEEASALPGLQEVEVPVPVDKDGCKHPPVKPKRKCPGKCPLITDPCKDDPCERPEKKKAPKKKAVQTTEITSQAAKGGGKSSCGKKDGKGKDKKDPCAKFKKGGKDGGKKDGGCDKDKKKDPCAKKDDKKKKDPCAKFKSGEKKDPCAKKDDKKKDPCAKKKDPCAKKDDKKKDPCAKKKDPCAKKDDKKKDPCAKKDPCAKKKDPCAKKDPCAKKDDKKKKDPCAKKKDPCAKKDDKKKKDPCAKKKDPCAKKDDKKKKDPCAKGGKGDKKKKDPCAKFKKGGKDGKDKCKFSTFSRRPDPSKRYLSTALSQVFRESDSLPKAPRFQVYSTLVRRHYRVPVPRTSNSCQCSLCKGRLSVEAAAPARFTINSTLLRRRFGGLGGRISYRGYAKKKGKSGGKCGQMAPKYPKSRGKDIKERTGLREDCFSDDDGGCGVKSCTGKCAKVKFPKKKCERKDKKKDDRIGSLLARNTLVQLQPQRRLLSTRVCRNPSSSSPKPEERRLLEDKAYELRILNSYEVQVVPASRPRPKDFDVLIRTGSVAISNSDIHVFENGSRNMEAMSLGHDATGFVEEVGRCVHHLHVGDRVVVESALSCGICDLCKRGQYNMCSGLVYNGFLNTFQTHPADLCHRLPPSISMEEGSLTQTLALGCQACFKGNITPTSNVLILGSCPTAVAAGICAKAIGAKRVAIAGCMAPALDVVARDFGFQAIEFDSNALFGEVLEAIYSKFKDWPDCVINCSISAMTMNLAVMALQPSGVCVLAECDSECASFNALDVLMKNIRLVPSFRSANMYPTAIQLMRSGRALMHKFITATYPLSRAAEAFRTAQHESNIGLGKIIVNCAEEAESEENLRRNSKSAS from the exons ATGCGATTATTTGGTAgagtaaacaacttttttaag ATATCCCGATGCCTTAGCTACCACGCTCCGCTCTTCCGACCGCGCAGCCTGCTCTCCTCCAACCGTTTGAGGCAGTTGTGCATTAGTGCCACCTCGGGATCGAACTCTacaacccaaacccaaaggACCTCTCAATCGGGACGAAATACTCGTGTGCAGAAATACTCGCAGAAGGGCAACAATGTCTTCTCGATCAGCGATAATGTGGATATGTTGCGCAAACGGATCAGCTTCTCGGGTTCATCCGGTAATTCACCCAAAATCCTGCCCATCGGGCTGATTACTCCCGAAACGAAAGATGGCAAGGAACTGAAGATAGTCATCGTGCCCTTGGATCTTGCCGGCATGGATGCCAATGCGCTGAAGGACACACTGGATACCATCAACCAGTTGCGTTTGTATGCCAATTACATCGAGACCTTCTCGAGCAGCATGGTCGAGGAATATGGCGCGTTGAATGAAGCCATCCAGGAGGTGGAATCGGAGGATCAGTCGCAGGATCGGAAGATCTGGGAGAGCTACTCCTCCGACGTCGATGCCGTGGGAACCGCTGTGGATGCGGGTCTGGGTGCCAATCTTCCCTTGCATCGCCAGGTGGCGGTCAGTAGTTGCCTTCAGAATGCTCTGGGAAATCCAGGCTCCTCCCTGAAAACCACCAAGTCCATGTCGGCGATGGCTTTACCCTCTGAAACCATTCAGAACTCCAAACTGGATGCCAATCTCAAAGAGCTCGCCAACCAACAGGGTGACTTTGTGGAGGAGGTGCGAGTGGATGTCCCACAGGATCTGAGCAATCGCCTAAACGAGATGGCCGTTGCCTCCATGGAGATGTCCTTCGAAATGGACATGACCAGCCTGCAAGGTGCGCTCGAAAGTAAGGATTCCAAGGCTGTGGCTCCGCAGGATCCCATGATCTGTATGCACACCAAGGTGGAACTGGATGCGGCAGCAACTGCGGGACAAACTCTCCCACTCCGGTTCAACGCCTTAATCTCGGGTGTGGTGGAAATCGACACCCAGAAGCTTAATCCCGCCCAGCTGACCGAGGATAAGATGCCGGGCTTCAACGATGATCTCACTTCGCTGGCTGCCAATCTCTGCAGCACCGCCTTGGAAAAGGGCTTCGCCGGCAATTCGAAATCTTCGGAAACCTTCATAGCCGATCTGGAACTGACCAAGGATGAGGAGGCCTCCAAGACCAGGATCATCGATGCGTCCCATATGTCGGCGGCTACACAAATAGGACATCAGCGGGAGGCCCAGCAGAAGATGGCGGAGGAGGCATCCGCCTTGCCAGGCCTCCAGGAGGTGGAGGTACCAGTTCCCGTGGACAAGGACGGCTGCAAGCATCCGCCCGTGAAGCCCAAGCGCAAGTGTCCTGGCAAGTGTCCATTGATTACAGATCCCTGCAAGGACGATCCCTGCGAGCGTCCGGAAAAGAAAAAGGCGCCCAAAAAGAAAGCCGTTCAGACCACGGAGATAACATCCCAGGCCGCCAAGGGAGGCGGAAAGAGTTCTTGTGGAAAAAAGGACGGCAAGGGCAAGGACAAGAAGGACCCATGTGCCAAGTTCAAGAAGGGTGGCAAAGATGGTGGCAAGAAGGATGGCGGCTGTGATAAGGACAAGAAGAAGGACCCTTGCGCCAAGAAGGATGACAAGAAAAAGAAGGATCCTTGTGCTAAGTTCAAGTCGGGCGAGAAGAAAGATCCTTGTGCCAAGAAGGACGATAAGAAAAAGGACCCATGTGCCAAGAAGAAGGATCCCTGTGCCAAGAAAGATGATAAGAAGAAAGATCCCTGTGCCAAGAAGAAGGATCCCTGTGCTAAGAAGGACGATAAGAAAAAAGATCCTTGTGCCAAGAAGGATCCTTGTGCCAAGAAGAAGGATCCTTGTGCCAAGAAGGATCCTTGTGCCAAGAAAGATGACAAGAAAAAGAAGGATCCCTGTGCCAAGAAGAAGGACCCTTGCGCCAAGAAAGATGACAAGAAAAAGAAGGATCCCTGTGCCAAGAAAAAGGATCCCTGTGCCAAGAAGGATGACAAGAAAAAGAAGGATCCCTGTGCCAAGGGCGGAAAGGGCGATAAGAAAAAGAAGGATCCCTGCGCCAAGTTCAAGAAGGGCGGCAAGGATGGCAAGGATAAGTGCAAGTTCTCCACCTTTTCTAGGCGTCCGGATCCAAGCAAACGCTACCTGTCCACCGCCTTAAGTCAAGTCTTCCGGGAATCCGATTCCCTTCCAAAAGCTCCCCGCTTCCAAGTCTACTCCACTCTGGTGCGCCGTCACTATCGTGTCCCCGTTCCGAGGACCTCCAACTCTTGCCAGTGCTCCCTGTGCAAGGGTCGTCTGTCGGTCGAGGCAGCTGCTCCTGCCCGCTTTACAATCAACTCGACCCTCCTGCGACGACGCTTCGGTGGCCTTGGGGGCAGGATCAGCTATCGAGGATACGCCAAGAAGAAGGGCAAGAGCGGCGGCAAGTGCGGCCAGATGGCGCCCAAGTACCCGAAAAGCCGTGGCAAGGACATCAAGGAGCGGACGGGTCTGCGAGAGGATTGCTTCAGCGACGACGACGGTGGTTGTGGGGTGAAGAGCTGCACCGGCAAGTGCGCCAAGGTCAAGTTCCCCAAGAAGAAGTGCGAACGCAAGGACAAAAAGAAGGATG ACAGAATAGGCAGTCTCTTGGCCCGGAACACCCTTGTCCAGCTGCAGCCACAACGAAGATTGCTGAGCACACGGGTCTGTCGTAACCCATCGTCTTCTTcaccaaaacctgaagaaaGGCGCCTCCTTGAGGATAAGGCATATGAGCTGCGTATCTTAAATTCTTACGAGGTGCAGGTGGTTCCCGCTTCCAGACCTCGTCCCAAGGATTTCG ATGTCCTTATTCGAACGGGATCGGTGGCCATCTCGAACTCCGACATCCATGTCTTCGAGAACGGCAGTCGCAACATGGAGGCCATGTCCCTGGGCCACGATGCCACGGGTTTCGTGGAGGAAGTGGGTCGCTGTGTTCATCATCTGCACGTGGGTGACCGTGTTGTCGTAGAGTCTGCGTTGTCCTGCGGCATCTGCGACTTGTGCAAGCGAGGCCAATACAACATGTGCTCCGGTTTGGTATACAATGGCTTTCTGAACACCTTCCAAACGCATCCGGCCGACCTGTGTCATCGTCTCCCGCCGTCCATCAGCATGGAGGAGGGATCGCTGACCCAAACCTTGGCGCTGGGATGTCAGGCTTGCTTCAAGGGCAACATCACACCCACCAGCAATGTCCTCATCCTGGGATCCTGCCCAACGGCTGTGGCCGCCGGCATTTGCGCCAAGGCCATCGGAGCGAAGCGTGTGGCCATCGCAGGATGCATGGCTCCCGCACTGGATGTGGTTGCCCGCGACTTTGGTTTTCAGGCCATCGAGTTCGACAGCAATGCCCTGTTCGGCGAGGTCCTCGAGGCCATCTACAGCAAGTTCAAGGACTGGCCAGACTGCGTGATCAACTGCTCCATTTCGGCCATGACCATGAATCTGGCGGTGATGGCTCTGCAGCCTTCTGGCGTTTGCGTGCTGGCCGAGTGCGATTCGGAGTGTGCCAGCTTCAATGCCCTGGACGTCCTGATGAAGAACATTCGCCTGGTGCCCAGCTTTCGGTCCGCCAATAT GTATCCCACTGCCATCCAACTCATGCGATCTGGTCGAGCACTCATGCACAAGTTCATCACGGCCACATATCCTTTGAGCCGGGCGGCGGAGGCCTTCCGAACGGCCCAGCATGAGTCCAACATTGGGCTGGGGAAGATCATTGTTAACTGTGCGGAGGAAGCGGAAAGCGAGGAGAATCTGCGGAGAAATTCCAAATCGGCATCGTAG
- the LOC108056840 gene encoding uncharacterized protein isoform X1, translated as MPVIFGKFPSNRFGPHLLQISRCLSYHAPLFRPRSLLSSNRLRQLCISATSGSNSTTQTQRTSQSGRNTRVQKYSQKGNNVFSISDNVDMLRKRISFSGSSGNSPKILPIGLITPETKDGKELKIVIVPLDLAGMDANALKDTLDTINQLRLYANYIETFSSSMVEEYGALNEAIQEVESEDQSQDRKIWESYSSDVDAVGTAVDAGLGANLPLHRQVAVSSCLQNALGNPGSSLKTTKSMSAMALPSETIQNSKLDANLKELANQQGDFVEEVRVDVPQDLSNRLNEMAVASMEMSFEMDMTSLQGALESKDSKAVAPQDPMICMHTKVELDAAATAGQTLPLRFNALISGVVEIDTQKLNPAQLTEDKMPGFNDDLTSLAANLCSTALEKGFAGNSKSSETFIADLELTKDEEASKTRIIDASHMSAATQIGHQREAQQKMAEEASALPGLQEVEVPVPVDKDGCKHPPVKPKRKCPGKCPLITDPCKDDPCERPEKKKAPKKKAVQTTEITSQAAKGGGKSSCGKKDGKGKDKKDPCAKFKKGGKDGGKKDGGCDKDKKKDPCAKKDDKKKKDPCAKFKSGEKKDPCAKKDDKKKDPCAKKKDPCAKKDDKKKDPCAKKKDPCAKKDDKKKDPCAKKDPCAKKKDPCAKKDPCAKKDDKKKKDPCAKKKDPCAKKDDKKKKDPCAKKKDPCAKKDDKKKKDPCAKGGKGDKKKKDPCAKFKKGGKDGKDKCKFSTFSRRPDPSKRYLSTALSQVFRESDSLPKAPRFQVYSTLVRRHYRVPVPRTSNSCQCSLCKGRLSVEAAAPARFTINSTLLRRRFGGLGGRISYRGYAKKKGKSGGKCGQMAPKYPKSRGKDIKERTGLREDCFSDDDGGCGVKSCTGKCAKVKFPKKKCERKDKKKDDRIGSLLARNTLVQLQPQRRLLSTRVCRNPSSSSPKPEERRLLEDKAYELRILNSYEVQVVPASRPRPKDFDVLIRTGSVAISNSDIHVFENGSRNMEAMSLGHDATGFVEEVGRCVHHLHVGDRVVVESALSCGICDLCKRGQYNMCSGLVYNGFLNTFQTHPADLCHRLPPSISMEEGSLTQTLALGCQACFKGNITPTSNVLILGSCPTAVAAGICAKAIGAKRVAIAGCMAPALDVVARDFGFQAIEFDSNALFGEVLEAIYSKFKDWPDCVINCSISAMTMNLAVMALQPSGVCVLAECDSECASFNALDVLMKNIRLVPSFRSANMYPTAIQLMRSGRALMHKFITATYPLSRAAEAFRTAQHESNIGLGKIIVNCAEEAESEENLRRNSKSAS; from the exons atgcctGTAATATTCGGGAAGTTCCCGTCTAATCGCTTTGGGCCGCATCTCCTGCAGATATCCCGATGCCTTAGCTACCACGCTCCGCTCTTCCGACCGCGCAGCCTGCTCTCCTCCAACCGTTTGAGGCAGTTGTGCATTAGTGCCACCTCGGGATCGAACTCTacaacccaaacccaaaggACCTCTCAATCGGGACGAAATACTCGTGTGCAGAAATACTCGCAGAAGGGCAACAATGTCTTCTCGATCAGCGATAATGTGGATATGTTGCGCAAACGGATCAGCTTCTCGGGTTCATCCGGTAATTCACCCAAAATCCTGCCCATCGGGCTGATTACTCCCGAAACGAAAGATGGCAAGGAACTGAAGATAGTCATCGTGCCCTTGGATCTTGCCGGCATGGATGCCAATGCGCTGAAGGACACACTGGATACCATCAACCAGTTGCGTTTGTATGCCAATTACATCGAGACCTTCTCGAGCAGCATGGTCGAGGAATATGGCGCGTTGAATGAAGCCATCCAGGAGGTGGAATCGGAGGATCAGTCGCAGGATCGGAAGATCTGGGAGAGCTACTCCTCCGACGTCGATGCCGTGGGAACCGCTGTGGATGCGGGTCTGGGTGCCAATCTTCCCTTGCATCGCCAGGTGGCGGTCAGTAGTTGCCTTCAGAATGCTCTGGGAAATCCAGGCTCCTCCCTGAAAACCACCAAGTCCATGTCGGCGATGGCTTTACCCTCTGAAACCATTCAGAACTCCAAACTGGATGCCAATCTCAAAGAGCTCGCCAACCAACAGGGTGACTTTGTGGAGGAGGTGCGAGTGGATGTCCCACAGGATCTGAGCAATCGCCTAAACGAGATGGCCGTTGCCTCCATGGAGATGTCCTTCGAAATGGACATGACCAGCCTGCAAGGTGCGCTCGAAAGTAAGGATTCCAAGGCTGTGGCTCCGCAGGATCCCATGATCTGTATGCACACCAAGGTGGAACTGGATGCGGCAGCAACTGCGGGACAAACTCTCCCACTCCGGTTCAACGCCTTAATCTCGGGTGTGGTGGAAATCGACACCCAGAAGCTTAATCCCGCCCAGCTGACCGAGGATAAGATGCCGGGCTTCAACGATGATCTCACTTCGCTGGCTGCCAATCTCTGCAGCACCGCCTTGGAAAAGGGCTTCGCCGGCAATTCGAAATCTTCGGAAACCTTCATAGCCGATCTGGAACTGACCAAGGATGAGGAGGCCTCCAAGACCAGGATCATCGATGCGTCCCATATGTCGGCGGCTACACAAATAGGACATCAGCGGGAGGCCCAGCAGAAGATGGCGGAGGAGGCATCCGCCTTGCCAGGCCTCCAGGAGGTGGAGGTACCAGTTCCCGTGGACAAGGACGGCTGCAAGCATCCGCCCGTGAAGCCCAAGCGCAAGTGTCCTGGCAAGTGTCCATTGATTACAGATCCCTGCAAGGACGATCCCTGCGAGCGTCCGGAAAAGAAAAAGGCGCCCAAAAAGAAAGCCGTTCAGACCACGGAGATAACATCCCAGGCCGCCAAGGGAGGCGGAAAGAGTTCTTGTGGAAAAAAGGACGGCAAGGGCAAGGACAAGAAGGACCCATGTGCCAAGTTCAAGAAGGGTGGCAAAGATGGTGGCAAGAAGGATGGCGGCTGTGATAAGGACAAGAAGAAGGACCCTTGCGCCAAGAAGGATGACAAGAAAAAGAAGGATCCTTGTGCTAAGTTCAAGTCGGGCGAGAAGAAAGATCCTTGTGCCAAGAAGGACGATAAGAAAAAGGACCCATGTGCCAAGAAGAAGGATCCCTGTGCCAAGAAAGATGATAAGAAGAAAGATCCCTGTGCCAAGAAGAAGGATCCCTGTGCTAAGAAGGACGATAAGAAAAAAGATCCTTGTGCCAAGAAGGATCCTTGTGCCAAGAAGAAGGATCCTTGTGCCAAGAAGGATCCTTGTGCCAAGAAAGATGACAAGAAAAAGAAGGATCCCTGTGCCAAGAAGAAGGACCCTTGCGCCAAGAAAGATGACAAGAAAAAGAAGGATCCCTGTGCCAAGAAAAAGGATCCCTGTGCCAAGAAGGATGACAAGAAAAAGAAGGATCCCTGTGCCAAGGGCGGAAAGGGCGATAAGAAAAAGAAGGATCCCTGCGCCAAGTTCAAGAAGGGCGGCAAGGATGGCAAGGATAAGTGCAAGTTCTCCACCTTTTCTAGGCGTCCGGATCCAAGCAAACGCTACCTGTCCACCGCCTTAAGTCAAGTCTTCCGGGAATCCGATTCCCTTCCAAAAGCTCCCCGCTTCCAAGTCTACTCCACTCTGGTGCGCCGTCACTATCGTGTCCCCGTTCCGAGGACCTCCAACTCTTGCCAGTGCTCCCTGTGCAAGGGTCGTCTGTCGGTCGAGGCAGCTGCTCCTGCCCGCTTTACAATCAACTCGACCCTCCTGCGACGACGCTTCGGTGGCCTTGGGGGCAGGATCAGCTATCGAGGATACGCCAAGAAGAAGGGCAAGAGCGGCGGCAAGTGCGGCCAGATGGCGCCCAAGTACCCGAAAAGCCGTGGCAAGGACATCAAGGAGCGGACGGGTCTGCGAGAGGATTGCTTCAGCGACGACGACGGTGGTTGTGGGGTGAAGAGCTGCACCGGCAAGTGCGCCAAGGTCAAGTTCCCCAAGAAGAAGTGCGAACGCAAGGACAAAAAGAAGGATG ACAGAATAGGCAGTCTCTTGGCCCGGAACACCCTTGTCCAGCTGCAGCCACAACGAAGATTGCTGAGCACACGGGTCTGTCGTAACCCATCGTCTTCTTcaccaaaacctgaagaaaGGCGCCTCCTTGAGGATAAGGCATATGAGCTGCGTATCTTAAATTCTTACGAGGTGCAGGTGGTTCCCGCTTCCAGACCTCGTCCCAAGGATTTCG ATGTCCTTATTCGAACGGGATCGGTGGCCATCTCGAACTCCGACATCCATGTCTTCGAGAACGGCAGTCGCAACATGGAGGCCATGTCCCTGGGCCACGATGCCACGGGTTTCGTGGAGGAAGTGGGTCGCTGTGTTCATCATCTGCACGTGGGTGACCGTGTTGTCGTAGAGTCTGCGTTGTCCTGCGGCATCTGCGACTTGTGCAAGCGAGGCCAATACAACATGTGCTCCGGTTTGGTATACAATGGCTTTCTGAACACCTTCCAAACGCATCCGGCCGACCTGTGTCATCGTCTCCCGCCGTCCATCAGCATGGAGGAGGGATCGCTGACCCAAACCTTGGCGCTGGGATGTCAGGCTTGCTTCAAGGGCAACATCACACCCACCAGCAATGTCCTCATCCTGGGATCCTGCCCAACGGCTGTGGCCGCCGGCATTTGCGCCAAGGCCATCGGAGCGAAGCGTGTGGCCATCGCAGGATGCATGGCTCCCGCACTGGATGTGGTTGCCCGCGACTTTGGTTTTCAGGCCATCGAGTTCGACAGCAATGCCCTGTTCGGCGAGGTCCTCGAGGCCATCTACAGCAAGTTCAAGGACTGGCCAGACTGCGTGATCAACTGCTCCATTTCGGCCATGACCATGAATCTGGCGGTGATGGCTCTGCAGCCTTCTGGCGTTTGCGTGCTGGCCGAGTGCGATTCGGAGTGTGCCAGCTTCAATGCCCTGGACGTCCTGATGAAGAACATTCGCCTGGTGCCCAGCTTTCGGTCCGCCAATAT GTATCCCACTGCCATCCAACTCATGCGATCTGGTCGAGCACTCATGCACAAGTTCATCACGGCCACATATCCTTTGAGCCGGGCGGCGGAGGCCTTCCGAACGGCCCAGCATGAGTCCAACATTGGGCTGGGGAAGATCATTGTTAACTGTGCGGAGGAAGCGGAAAGCGAGGAGAATCTGCGGAGAAATTCCAAATCGGCATCGTAG